The DNA window TCATATAAGTGGAAGTTTCCACAACTCTACTTACTCGATAGGAAGATGCCCTTCTGCAGGTTTTCGCGCTTGAAGAGTCGTTCGATTTCCGCGGGAAGCTCGTAGAAATGGTAGGGCGGCGGCTTGATGGAAACGCGGCTGTGGTTTGTATGTGGCTTGGCGAAGACGGAGCCCTTGGTGCCCTTGAGCCGGAGGAACGGCTCGGGAGGCACCCCATAGTGATTGGGCGGCAGTTGCCAGCCCCGCCACTTCGTCATGTTCCGATCGATGTGCAGGGGGCGTCGCTCCGGATACGGATTCTTTGGCGACTTGTCGAAGCCCGTAATGTGGCGGTAGTGGTCGAACGTGGCCTTGCTGAAGGCCTCTCGACGGTTCTCTGGTGAGAAGTCACAGCTGTATACCCATTTCGAAACCCTAATTACGCTTACCCCTCTGGCAATCCACGTTGTAATGCTGGCCAGCCAGCTTAAACTGATTCTCCACTCTGGGCAAGTTTTCCCTTCTAATACGATTACCTAAAATAAACGTTGATTATTTGTAGCTCCAAGTCTTAGCTTGAAATGCATCTTACGAGACAACATAAAAAGCGGCAGACTCATGCGAGTGGCCACAAAATTTTGCCGGTCTTCATTATTGATCTTAGCTGGTTTCTTCTCCATGTTCGGTGAGGTTCtctatttcttaaataaaaacatgtaTGATACGGAATATGTTTGTGTCTGGCGGAGGTAAGTTTTCAACAAAAGGTTTGGTTATTGATTAAAATAACCTGGCTTCCTATGATTTCAGCACTTAACTTGGAAAAACGTTTTACTGAGCTGGTCAAAATTATGAGGATAAAAACTGCTCATCAATGTATCGGATTCCCTTCAAGTAAGTTTTACCAACGGATTTACAACCAATTTGGTGTTcaatttattgtttgtttatcAATTTGCAAGGACAACCAAAGCCATCAATTCTGTCCAATTTGATTGGCAGACCACTCGACAGCCGAATAATTCGGTTACGTTGCCCAGATAGCCCGCACAGGCCCCTCCCGtagatatttgtaaatatatcgACCCGCCCACCTCAACACCCTCACAGCACACTTATAGTGGCCACATAATTAGCGTAGCCAAGCGAACTGATTAACTTGCATTCAGCgattttcaattgaattttgcAGTTCGTTGATTTGTGCCAAAAAAAGAATGGGGACGAACACAAAAAATCCGCAACAAAAAGTTGTATGGAGTGAAAGCGGAGACTGCCGTGCAATTTCAATCAGCCGCGAAGGGCgggaaaagggggcgtggcgtcAGCCGGAGGAGCCTGGAGCGAAGCACTGGCTTTTTGCTGCACCGAAGAATGGGGAAATATGCAACCGGGCAAATGATGAATGTGAAATGTgccattaattaatttgattaaatgCTGGCAATCAGTCGAGCGAGGGCAGCCCAAGGGCCTCCAGTGATACGGCGAGGGTTTCGAGGGCAAGAATCGGAGGGGTCTGGTGTTGAAAGCGCCGGTTAAGAATCTCCCAATCTGTGCGGCCAACTAAAGGATGTCAGCGATTAAAAAACAGCATTTCTGATCTGCAACCTTATTTTCCACTAGAATTTTATTGAACGGACGGAAATCACGTAAATGTGCCTAGATGTTCATGCTTTTTCTGCGTCTTCATAGGTTCTTATGACCTTCGGCTTAAGATCGTCCTTGCCGCCTTTTCCGGCCTTTCCTTTTCCCTTCTTGGCGGCTTTCTTGGCCTTCTTCGCTTCCTTTTTAGCCTTCTTCGCTGCCAATCTGTCTCGCTTGGCCTTCTTGCGCAGCTCCACTGTAAATtggttcaaaaataaaatatttaaattattatacctCAGAAAAGATCAAAAGGTTACAAATATAAACCATCAGGTTtgttcttttatatttttaaatatttaataacatttataaattaatttagtcCCCTATATTAATATAGCAACTATATACACCGATATTTCTAGCCCAAATTGACTCACCTTTGACAATTCGGGCGGTGGCCAAGTTAACGGGCATCGGGGCGCACTTGAATCCGGCCGGAGGCGCCTTGGTGAGGCGGATGAAGCGATTTCCAGTGGCATACAGAAGGCCCAAACAGGCCTGTGGTCGGATGCGACTCTTGGGCCAGTTGGTAAAGTACAGGTCCTTGAGCTTGATCTCCGTCTTCTTCACGCCCTCGATGTCGCGCCAGTAGTGCATCTCCCGTGCGATGGTCTTGTCGCGAACCTTCCAGCTGTGCTTGGACGGGTACTTTTGGTAGCTGTTCATGCAGCTGGGCTTGTCCACGAAGAACCAGACGTCTGCATCAGGGTAGAACTTCATGTTGAGTGCTGGGAccgaataaatgtatttcaaatttagtatatttaaTGTTAAGGTTAAATTTATCGAGATTTTGAACCTAATTTCTTGGGAGAGCTTGTCTAAATGCcgagtgggaaaataaaatatctaagCTATAAAATCATGGATATCTGTGAGggagtataaaaaaattacttttacctaaaaaccattaaaaaggaaatgcagaacaatttaatttattcaaattaatggACACTTATCAGTAGCTTCATATAATAGTGATTTAAGCAATTACTATTTGGCATTATGTTTTAAGAGATCTAGACATCAAATGGGTATTTTCTTGGGTCTCAGATGTATccattcaatttaaaaatacgtaAAAACAACTGGTGACTATGGAGCcatacttttaaattttcaagctGCGTTACCTGTTTTTTTCCTTAGCCTTTATCtgcttaaaatgtattttattccGCCTGCGAGAATAAAACTCAACTAAAAGCAGCTAACTGCCGGCTAGTAAGAGTGCTAGTTACTTTCCGCCGTAAAAGCTAAGCAGGCACTTGCTGCTAAAAGTTAAGCTCGTTAGGAGGAGGAGCGGCGTCCGAGGTGGAAAGGACTCCTGACTTGTCACACTAAAGCGGCAAAGGTGATGTCGAAAAACTGTCAATtaagtttaattattttatgcaGGGATAGAGGAGGGGTCCTCGGCACACACACCAGGACACGGGCAGCTAATGTGCGAAAGACGTCTTATGCAAACCGAACCCAAACCCAAGCCAAACGACCAGCCCGGAGAGGTCGGGGATCGACGAGGCTAAGCAAAGTCAATTATCCAAGCAGCTTTGATGCAAGTAATTGGCATAATGAAATTTCCTCTCCAGGACAACCGCAAAGAATAGAAGCCGCAGGAGCAGCatgagcagcaggagcaggagcagtgGCAGAAAGCAGTAATCAGTAACCATAACCGTATTAGCATATCAGAGGGTTCCGGGGCTTCCTTGGGTTAACTGACAAGCCGTGGTTTTTTAGCTCTTGTCCTGCGTATTGAGTAAATATTTTAGCAGTCCGCCAGCTGTCGCACGATATTAATAGCATGCATCCCGGCGCAACTCGGGCTCAACTCGACTTTCTCCCCTTTCTCCTGCTCTGCCTGTGCTTTTTCCTTGGCTTTGGCCAAGAAAAAAGAAGTACGAACAGTCGGAGAGCAGCCCGTGGCCCCAAAGTGCAAATATGTTGCGGCCAAAGCCGCAAAaacgtttaaatattttataagccAAAGGCACTTGCCAGCCACCCGAGTTGCAGCGGAGAGGGAGCAGCTAACTGCTGCAGTTACCAAATCGTCAACAACTAAGGCAGACAGGACAGATCCACACGAACATGTACGTACTTATACATCCCGGTCTAATGGGAATCGGTTCGAGTTGGTCGGAGGAAAGCGGCGGGTATAATGGATAGGACAGCTGCTCTAGGCGTATCTACTTTGGATGGTTGGATGAGAGCCCGAGTTGTTAGAGCCTTAAATGCTGTCGGTACAAGCATAGTGAAATGTTGTTCTTATACTAGATATTTCCTGGAATAGTCGCCTGTTTTACACAAGATCGATTTAGTATATTTTCtgattatttatctttttaatgattttagcAGTTGACTTGCATCTGAGGAGTGTCATATATAGTGTGCCTTTATAGCactatttatataattaaaaaagtattataattCCAAAagttaaaacaaataaaataataagaagCCGTAGgaatttaagtaaataaatgtaCAGCTCTGAAAAACCAccacatatattattttagctGTGACTTTAACCCTTACAAGAACTCAAGTAAGTGCCACTGCAAGTCACATGTCGCATATCTTTTATACGCTGTGTGTGTCGGCAGAGACAAAATAGTTGCCGAtggaatataatattatttaaatattttacgtCTAATGAACTGAAACTCAAAACCATTTAGTAAAAAATCTTGAGCACCACTGGGTACCCTCCCGGCGACCACCGCTTCCGCAGTAATCTCTCTAAATACCCCGACTCCTTCTTAGCTGGTTCCGCTGCCATGTTGCCCAGCTCGTTTGGCATTCCCCTAATACCATGAATTTTCGTTGGTTGCATTGCAGGCTGCCCAAGTCCCCCGCCGTCACCGCCTTTGCACCACTTGCACATTGTCTTTGGTGGTTGCGGTGGAGCTGGGTGGTTTTGGGTGGCTTTGGGTTGTTCCGGGTGGTTTCGGGTGGTTCTGGGAGGTGCCGTGCGGCTGGGCTGCATTTTTGAATTGTTTCGGTTGCATATGAACGACAGCTTTCCACACTCTGCTACTTATTGTAGCATTTTTCCTCGCTTTCTTGGCTTTTGTGCGCAAATTTCCATGGGGAGGCTGCCGCGGAGTCTTCGGGCTGCCCAGCTGTTGAGCTGATTTCGCAGGGACATAATACACTTGTAAAACATTCAGTAACTTAAAGCCTGTCCCACTCCACTTCTCCTCGGGACGCGGTCCTGTGAAATTATCgtatttcaattgaatttctCACATGCGATTTGCATAATTGAATTTGGTCTTGCAGCGCCGCCATCAGATGGTTGGATAATTTATGTGTTCCTGGCCCAAAAACCGAGCGACAACTCCGGTTGAGCCGCTCATTTCTGGGATAATTATGCCGCTGAAGATGCGtctgctttatttttatcgATGCGCATTAAAAggcttttaaaatttattgatatTACCGACTCTATTAAATTATGCCACCACCTCGGTGGCGGGCTGGCTGGCTCTTTGTGCTGCTGGCTGTTGGCCCTGTTGGTCctgctgccactgctgttgttgctttgCTGCCTTGTTGCTTTTACAGCCTGGCTGAGTGACGCCTGGCGATGGCAGCGAATTTTCCATGTCGCCAGTGGCAGCTCCAAACAGCAAACAGCGGCAGCATCAAGGGCTGCTGCGTCCGTTGACTGGCAGCAAAATTGGCAATTCCAAAGCATCAACGACGGCGCAGGCGACTCTTGCCACTGGGTTTTACTTTTcgggcgggggcgtggctctGGGACGGCGCAAACTCAATTTGtgtgaaaaatacttttagttACTGtgcatattttaaatgttacaCAGCAGCAGCCCAAATAGCAGCAGCAACGCATCACCATCAGCGTGatgtgaattttattttacatatacgtaaaaaattaaaaattatatttcacaCATCGTGGCGCGGGAAGGGTAAGCTGAACATGGGATAAATTAATGCATAAGGACTGGCAGCCACTGAAATCAGTTTATTATTTACGCGCACACCAGCACAGTGTCGGCTCACGTGTCGCATGATTGATAAATTTGCACTTTGAAAGCACTCTAAATGCATACAAGAATACCGAAATCAAAAGGAAGAGAATGAGTCCACGAATAGGGTAAAAACTGCCGCTCAGctcaaaaaatggaaaaatatctacaagatatgataaatattttataagtaaCTAATATTTCGAAAATCATCATCAATCATTTTGCAATCTTTCCTGAACATTTCTGCTTTAGAGTAACCagagttttaaataaataatattttcctgTTCACTTAATAGTTTGTATTTACGCAGTGTCAAGGGCCTAAAAGTggttaaattacatttaaatataattataattcaagtatatttttttcaatagctTTTTAGGTTGAACCTCATAGGAAAACAAGCAATGCATTTCGCATTTAGGTCTAAAAATTGTAGTCCGAACGCGGTTAAATGAAGGCAATATTAAAATGGCTATAGATACGCTGTTCAAAAGGCAATGGCCGTTCGTTTTTTACTGCATACAAATGAGCAAATATAGAGGTATCAATGCCCTTTTGAAGCCAACATTTGTCAACCAAGTAATTAGAATTCATCACGCACCCGGGAATCGAAATGGTCACAAAGAAGCGGCAAAGAGATTCACATTTCGGCCGACATCACACTTCATTAGCACAGGTTATCGCGCTGTGTGCCGGCCAAAccgagtgcgagtgtgtgtgcttgaGTGTGGCACACCCCTTCGGGTTCCATTGGGAAATTTCGCATGCACATGGCgcagacatttgaaaaacGGCCAAAGCAATGGGTAGTGGCCAGGCCGAGGGGTTCGGGAAAGCCCCCGAGAACTGTAAAACTCCCAGGCACGAAAAAACTGCAAAGTTCGAAAACAGAAGCAGGCACGGGCGGCGAGGATTTTTGAGGCTGGGCAGGATGCCTCTGAAGTGGCAGACACGTAACCCCTTTAGCTGGTGTCAAAGGCAACATACAAATTCAAAGCTCCAACAACAGCTAAAACtggcaaaaaaaacaaaaagagaaaTTTAAGGAGTCGGGAGCACACTGGGCGCCATAAATTATGCAGCGCGCGGCAGAAGCTGCAATCTGATGCCCTTCTGGCCCCCATTTGCCCCTCCCCTGCGTTCCACTGCATTCAATTTCGAGGCACTCCGCCTCCCCAGACCCCGAAAACCCCCTTCCCCGGGCTCAATTGCCACGGCGGAAGTAGCAATCCAAGCTTATCCGTGGAATGTGGCATCCAACCGACCGGGCTGGCTACTCAATCATCAATCCGCGTGCTAGCAGGCAAAAACTGCAACAAGAGGGGCCCGAGCCGATGCAGCCAATCGGAAAAAGGTCATGGAAATTCGGGCTGAGCACAATCGAATTTTGCGACCTGATTTGGACCAGAAATCTGTGATTTCTAGGGACGCATTCCACGTAAGTGAATGCAGCACAGATATGTTCGAGGCACAGAATGACAACAAGGTTTTATCTTTCAGCCGCTAATTAGACTCATAGCGGTGATTTATGTCCGATGTTTGGTGGGTTTAACTAATTTTCAATGGTTTCTAAGCCACATACaggaaaatttacaaaaacttGATGCTTGCACTTCATTTTCGACATTTTGTTGGGAAAAAATGGTActccaatattttattatttttaatatttgtatatatttatcgatttattttgttgcttaagctaaacataaatatgttatttaaaCTCACcgcttattttcatttatataattttacttCGTGTGAAATGATTTCTATTTAttgtttcgatttttttcaGTAAGTTCTCACTTTTTACTACCTGATCTGCCAAGCTGCTCGGTAACCTCAGCCACTCTCTTTCCCTGGGCCATTAATTAGCTCCAAGCACTCAAGTTGAGTTGACAGAATTATGATTAAACTAATTTCAATTATCCAAGGCGCCGAGACACTCTTGGGATCCGCCAGCGGAGTCCAGATCAAGTGGTTAACTCCGCGCGGCGTCTGCAAGTGTCATCAATGCCAAAGTGCCGGGGGTCCAAGGGTGTAGCTCGAGGGGATATGCATTCCGTCATCCATGGCCTTTGCATACTTGgaaaagaataaatattaaaaaataatacattttcaaacGTCGACTTACATATGTTTAAAATTGGtagttattttatattttatacacgCTTCAATCGAAATCAAAAAGGAGTAGAATAaaaggtaaaatatttttgcaactTTTATCCCAAGAAAAAACGAATTTCATACAATCGCTGATCCCCAAAAAATGTTCATAGACTAAGCTTCTGACGGCCATCAACACACTCTTTtcgcttccgtttccgttttgCCTTGGCGCCTTAGTTGCCTTCGACCGACGTCTTCATTAGCCGGAATATTTGTCTCCTTTTCTCCCATTCTCTGTGTGTCTCTCTCACTTTATCCTTGAGAGAAAGCAGTAAAGGAAACTAATAATTAACACTTTTTACTGCCAAGAGTCGATAATTGAATTACAGAGTGCAGTCAATGGCAGTTTTAACCCTGCAATTTCATTTCGCCTCCCTCTGGTCCTTCATCAGCCGATGGTCCCTCTGCGCCTTCTTTAAGTTTTCAGCAGCTGCCAGAAAAATATTCGCAAATGCAATCGCTTCCACactgaaaacaacaaaaacaactccaaaggcaaaggcaaaaatTCAAATGCAGCAGCAGAACCGACCCAAATGATTCAAAAAGGGGTGGGTATAAGAGGGATTTAGGGGCGCATTCGGGATTCTTGCATAAAaacgtttaattaaaattcaagaGGTTTTGTTTTCAGAAGCTgcaagtttttgttttacttaTTCCCCCCACAGCCCCCTTCTCGGCCCACCAGTGTGTGTTTGAACGTCTTGAGTAATAGGTTCCCTTATCCGGAGGGGTTGCCGGGCGGGTGCTTTCGGGGCTAAAGAACGAGGGTCAGCTATGCAAATTGGTGTCTGCTTTGGATCGGCGTTAATTACTTTGAAGTAAAGTGCAAGCGACTAGCAAGTGGAATCGAGAAGCGACAGGCTGGAAGAGAGTAGAGGAGGATTGATTGCGATGTTGGAAATTAGGTGCGAACAATGCCAAGAAGTGCAACGATGATTTTAAACAGAGCCTGACAGCAAATATTATTTGTCGAAATGGTTTAatgatttataatttaaaagaagGAGGGCCACCGTCAAAACTTTTCTTTCTTCATTGCCCCCTGTTAAAGGTTTGAAACTagccactatatttttaaatatttctctttTCCCTCTGGGATGTTTTGTTTGTAAGGGCTTAATAACTCACCAGGATTGGCTGATTAAAAGCTTTCGTAAATCTGTGTTCAAAGGACATTTTCATTCACAGAATAGAGAAAATTCTCTGAGAAAGTTCTAAGTCTCAATGATAAATGCAACATTTCGCCTGTCCTTGATAATTTTCCATAAACCCCGAGTAAAAGTGAGGAATCCCCAACGAATCCTTGGCTCTTTTGCACCCTGCCTTGTTCTCTCACCGACACTTTTGTGTGTCGATTGGCAGAGCAAACAGGGAAGTAAATTTGAAAATCCAATTTGCATTTCCATCAATAATAACGGCCGCACAAAGGAATATTAGACGAGGACGACTCTGCCCACCTCCCTCCCCTCGATTTCGATGCGTTTTGGGACAAACGCGAAAAGCCAAAGACGGAAGAGGGATAGACGCAAGATGGGGAAAGGCGGGTGCTAAGGGAGGAGCCGTCAAAAAATTTAccaatcattaaaaatacttcCACTTCCGTTTCCTGTGCGCACCATTTTCTAATGCGCCTTAGCTTCCGTCGCCGCACtgtgaaa is part of the Drosophila biarmipes strain raj3 chromosome 2R, RU_DBia_V1.1, whole genome shotgun sequence genome and encodes:
- the LOC108029438 gene encoding uncharacterized protein LOC108029438, whose product is MKFYPDADVWFFVDKPSCMNSYQKYPSKHSWKVRDKTIAREMHYWRDIEGVKKTEIKLKDLYFTNWPKSRIRPQACLGLLYATGNRFIRLTKAPPAGFKCAPMPVNLATARIVKVELRKKAKRDRLAAKKAKKEAKKAKKAAKKGKGKAGKGGKDDLKPKVIRTYEDAEKA